The following are from one region of the Chanos chanos chromosome 10, fChaCha1.1, whole genome shotgun sequence genome:
- the akap19 gene encoding small membrane A-kinase anchor protein yields MGCVKSKRSEPSLNASSAERVDGRPGRHGEKAALVYSESGPMDDSLRVNPVLLDYAQRLSEEIVARAVQQWAEVDSRYSDIPYIECDVP; encoded by the coding sequence ATGGGATGCGTCAAATCCAAGCGGAGCGAGCCCTCTCTGAACGCCAGCTCAGCGGAGAGAGTGGACGGCAGGCCAGGCAGGCACGGAGAGAAAGCCGCTCTGGTCTACTCAGAATCTGGACCCATGGATGACTCGTTACGGGTCAACCCGGTCCTGCTGGACTACGCCCAGAGGCTGTCGGAGGAGATCGTGGCGCGGGCGGTGCAGCAGTGGGCGGAGGTGGACAGCCGGTACAGCGACATCCCTTACATCGAGTGTGACGTGCCGTGA
- the hibch gene encoding 3-hydroxyisobutyryl-CoA hydrolase, mitochondrial isoform X4: protein MMSSHVGSEVLLETVGNAGVITLNRPKALNALNISMIRCMFPQLKKWEKDSETDIVIIKGAGGKAFCAGGDIRAVTEAGKSGDSLAKDFFREEYILNNAIGTFQKPYVALIDGITMGGGVGLSVHGHFRVATEKTLFAMPETAIGLFPDVGGGYFLPRLQGKLGLFLALTGFRLKGRDVQRAGVATHFVESQKLGALQKELVDLRSPSMSDVTKLLDSYQEQSTLDIEKPFVLQQHIEAINRLFQADSVEQIVENLKNDGSPFAQKQAETLAKMSPTSLKLTFRQLQAGATMSLQEVLVMEYRLSQACMRGHDFYEGVRAVLVDKDQSPKWKPSTLAGVSEQSVEESFASLEERDLRL from the exons ATG ATGTCCAGTCATGTAGGTTCTGAAGTTCTCCTGGAGACAGTTGGGAACGCCGGGGTGATCACACTGAACCGGCCCAAAGCTCTGAACGCCTTAAACATCTCCATGATCAGGTGCATGTTCCCTCAGCTGAAG AAATGGGAAAAAGATTCGGAGACCGATATTGTGATCATCAAAGGTGCTGGAGGGAAGGCATTTTGTGCTGGCGGGGACATCAGAG CCGTCACAGAGGCGGGAAAATCTGGAGATTCTCTTGCTAAAGATTTCTTTCGCGAAGAGTACATCCTGAACAATGCTATCG gAACATTTCAGAAACCATATGTGGCTCTTATAGATGGAATCACAATGGGAGGT GGTGTTGGCCTCTCAGTTCACGGGCATTTTCGTGTTGCCACAGAGAAGACGCTCTTCGCCATGCCAGAGACAGCCATCG GCTTGTTTCCAGATGTTGGCGGTGGGTACTTTCTCCCCAGGCTGCAAGGCAAGCTGGGTCTTTTCTTGGCCCTGACCGGTTTTCGCCTCAAAGGACGGGACGTGCAGAGGGCTGGGGTGGCGACCCATTTCGTGGAGTCACAGAAG CTAGGAGCCCTTCAGAAGGAGCTGGTGGACCTGAGATCTCCCTCCATGAGTGACGTGACTAAGCTGCTGGACTCTTATCAGGAGCAG agcaCTTTGGATATAGAGAAGCCATTTGTCCTGCAGCAACATATAGAAGCCATTAACAG GCTCTTTCAGGCTGACAGCGTGGAGCAGATCGTTGAGAACCTGAAGAATGATGGCTCTCCGTTTGCACAGAAGCAGGCAGAG ACTCTGGCCAAGATGTCTCCCACCTCGCTGAAGTTAACTTTCAGACAGCTGCAAGCTGGAGCCACCATGAGTTTGCAGGAGGTCCTGGTGATGGAGTATAGACTCAGTCAGGCCTGTATG AGGGGCCATGACTTCTATGAAGGAGTGAGAGCTG TGCTTGTAGATAAAGACCAGAGCCCCAAGTGGAAGCCGTCCACACTGGCAGGAGTCTCGGAGCAGTCTGTGGAAGAGAGTTTTGCCTCGCTGGAGGAAAGAGATCTCCGACTCTAA
- the hibch gene encoding 3-hydroxyisobutyryl-CoA hydrolase, mitochondrial isoform X1 gives MSLTILRTTLRLRSPYRLQRIQGHMMSSHVGSEVLLETVGNAGVITLNRPKALNALNISMIRCMFPQLKKWEKDSETDIVIIKGAGGKAFCAGGDIRAVTEAGKSGDSLAKDFFREEYILNNAIGTFQKPYVALIDGITMGGGVGLSVHGHFRVATEKTLFAMPETAIGLFPDVGGGYFLPRLQGKLGLFLALTGFRLKGRDVQRAGVATHFVESQKLGALQKELVDLRSPSMSDVTKLLDSYQEQSTLDIEKPFVLQQHIEAINRLFQADSVEQIVENLKNDGSPFAQKQAETLAKMSPTSLKLTFRQLQAGATMSLQEVLVMEYRLSQACMRGHDFYEGVRAVLVDKDQSPKWKPSTLAGVSEQSVEESFASLEERDLRL, from the exons ATGTCATTAACAATACTGAGAACCACATTGAG ACTGAGGTCACCCTACAGGTTGCAAAGAATACAAGGACATATG ATGTCCAGTCATGTAGGTTCTGAAGTTCTCCTGGAGACAGTTGGGAACGCCGGGGTGATCACACTGAACCGGCCCAAAGCTCTGAACGCCTTAAACATCTCCATGATCAGGTGCATGTTCCCTCAGCTGAAG AAATGGGAAAAAGATTCGGAGACCGATATTGTGATCATCAAAGGTGCTGGAGGGAAGGCATTTTGTGCTGGCGGGGACATCAGAG CCGTCACAGAGGCGGGAAAATCTGGAGATTCTCTTGCTAAAGATTTCTTTCGCGAAGAGTACATCCTGAACAATGCTATCG gAACATTTCAGAAACCATATGTGGCTCTTATAGATGGAATCACAATGGGAGGT GGTGTTGGCCTCTCAGTTCACGGGCATTTTCGTGTTGCCACAGAGAAGACGCTCTTCGCCATGCCAGAGACAGCCATCG GCTTGTTTCCAGATGTTGGCGGTGGGTACTTTCTCCCCAGGCTGCAAGGCAAGCTGGGTCTTTTCTTGGCCCTGACCGGTTTTCGCCTCAAAGGACGGGACGTGCAGAGGGCTGGGGTGGCGACCCATTTCGTGGAGTCACAGAAG CTAGGAGCCCTTCAGAAGGAGCTGGTGGACCTGAGATCTCCCTCCATGAGTGACGTGACTAAGCTGCTGGACTCTTATCAGGAGCAG agcaCTTTGGATATAGAGAAGCCATTTGTCCTGCAGCAACATATAGAAGCCATTAACAG GCTCTTTCAGGCTGACAGCGTGGAGCAGATCGTTGAGAACCTGAAGAATGATGGCTCTCCGTTTGCACAGAAGCAGGCAGAG ACTCTGGCCAAGATGTCTCCCACCTCGCTGAAGTTAACTTTCAGACAGCTGCAAGCTGGAGCCACCATGAGTTTGCAGGAGGTCCTGGTGATGGAGTATAGACTCAGTCAGGCCTGTATG AGGGGCCATGACTTCTATGAAGGAGTGAGAGCTG TGCTTGTAGATAAAGACCAGAGCCCCAAGTGGAAGCCGTCCACACTGGCAGGAGTCTCGGAGCAGTCTGTGGAAGAGAGTTTTGCCTCGCTGGAGGAAAGAGATCTCCGACTCTAA
- the mstnb gene encoding growth/differentiation factor 8, which produces MHLAQVLISLSFVLAFGQVGRGDITAHQPSTPTEENEQCSTCEFRQQSKLMRLQAIKSQILSKLRLKEAPNISRDVVKQLLPKAPPLQQLLDQYDVLGDDNKDGIMEDDDEHATAETIMTMATEPDPVVQVDRKPKCCFFSFSPKIQPNRIMKAQLWVHLRPAEEATTVFLQISRLMPVTEGSRHVRIRSLKIDVNAGVRSWQSIDVKQVLTVWLKQPETNWGIEINAYDSKGNDLAVTTVEAGEEGLLPFMEVKISEGPKRARRDSGLDCDENSPESRCCRYPLTVDFEDFGWDWIIAPKRYKANYCSGECEYMHLQKYPHTHLVHKANPRGTVGPCCTPTKLSPINMLYFNRKEQIIYGKLPSMVVDSCGCS; this is translated from the exons ATGCATTTAGCGCAGGTTTTAATTTCCCTGAGTTTTGTACTTGCATTTGGTCAAGTTGGTCGGGGTGACATTACGGCACATCAGCCTTCAACACCAACAGAGGAGAATGAACAGTGTTCAACATGTGAGTTTAGACAACAGAGCAAGCTAATGAGACTACAAGCAATCAAGTCTCAAATCCTTAGCAAACTTCGACTAAAGGAAGCCCCCAACATAAGCCGAGACGTTGTTAAGCAACTATTGCCTAAGGCACCTCCATTACAACAACTTCTTGACCAGTACGATGTCCTTGGAGATGACAACAAGGATGGGATtatggaagatgatgatgaacaTGCCACCGCAGAGACCATCATGACCATGGCTACCGAGC ccGATCCCGTCGTTCAAGTAGATCGAAAACCCAAGTGTtgctttttctccttcagtccGAAGATCCAACCGAACCGCATAATGAAGGCGCAGCTTTGGGTACACTTGAGACCAGCGGAGGAGGCGACCACCGTGTTCTTACAGATATCGCGTCTGATGCCTGTGACAGAGGGAAGCAGACACGTACGAATACGATCTCTGAAAATTGACGTAAACGCAGGGGTCAGATCTTGGCAAAGTATTGACGTGAAACAGGTGCTTACTGTATGGCTGAAGCAGCCGGAGACGAACTGGGGAATCGAGATAAACGCGTACGATTCGAAGGGAAATGATTTGGCCGTCACGACGGTGGAAGCGGGAGAGGAAGGGCTG CTGCCTTTTATGGAGGTGAAAATCTCAGAGGGTCCAAAACGAGCGAGGAGAGACTCTGGATTAGACTGCGACGAGAACTCGCCGGAATCGCGCTGCTGTCGTTACCCTCTCACTGTAGATTTTGAGGACTTTGGCTGGGACTGGATTATTGCCCCAAAGCGTTACAAGGCCAATTATTGCTCTGGGGAGTGTGAGTACATGCACCTGCAGAAATATCCCCACACCCATCTGGTGCACAAAGCCAACCCACGAGGCACCGTGGGACCCTGCTGCACTCCGACCAAGCTGTCGCCCATCAACATGCTTTACTTTAATCGAAAAGAGCAGATCATCTATGGTAAGCTGCCTTCCATGGTAGTGGACAGCTGCGGCTGCTCGTGA
- the hibch gene encoding 3-hydroxyisobutyryl-CoA hydrolase, mitochondrial isoform X3 → MSLTILRTTLRLRSPYRLQRIQGHMMSSHVGSEVLLETVGNAGVITLNRPKALNALNISMIRCMFPQLKKWEKDSETDIVIIKGAGGKAFCAGGDIRAVTEAGKSGDSLAKDFFREEYILNNAIGTFQKPYVALIDGITMGGGVGLSVHGHFRVATEKTLFAMPETAIGLFPDVGGGYFLPRLQGKLGLFLALTGFRLKGRDVQRAGVATHFVESQKLGALQKELVDLRSPSMSDVTKLLDSYQEQSTLDIEKPFVLQQHIEAINRLFQADSVEQIVENLKNDGSPFAQKQAETLAKMSPTSLKLTFRQLQAGATMSLQEVLVMEYRLSQACMVCRGHDFYEGVRAVLVDKDQSPKWKPSTLAGVSEQSVEESFASLEERDLRL, encoded by the exons ATGTCATTAACAATACTGAGAACCACATTGAG ACTGAGGTCACCCTACAGGTTGCAAAGAATACAAGGACATATG ATGTCCAGTCATGTAGGTTCTGAAGTTCTCCTGGAGACAGTTGGGAACGCCGGGGTGATCACACTGAACCGGCCCAAAGCTCTGAACGCCTTAAACATCTCCATGATCAGGTGCATGTTCCCTCAGCTGAAG AAATGGGAAAAAGATTCGGAGACCGATATTGTGATCATCAAAGGTGCTGGAGGGAAGGCATTTTGTGCTGGCGGGGACATCAGAG CCGTCACAGAGGCGGGAAAATCTGGAGATTCTCTTGCTAAAGATTTCTTTCGCGAAGAGTACATCCTGAACAATGCTATCG gAACATTTCAGAAACCATATGTGGCTCTTATAGATGGAATCACAATGGGAGGT GGTGTTGGCCTCTCAGTTCACGGGCATTTTCGTGTTGCCACAGAGAAGACGCTCTTCGCCATGCCAGAGACAGCCATCG GCTTGTTTCCAGATGTTGGCGGTGGGTACTTTCTCCCCAGGCTGCAAGGCAAGCTGGGTCTTTTCTTGGCCCTGACCGGTTTTCGCCTCAAAGGACGGGACGTGCAGAGGGCTGGGGTGGCGACCCATTTCGTGGAGTCACAGAAG CTAGGAGCCCTTCAGAAGGAGCTGGTGGACCTGAGATCTCCCTCCATGAGTGACGTGACTAAGCTGCTGGACTCTTATCAGGAGCAG agcaCTTTGGATATAGAGAAGCCATTTGTCCTGCAGCAACATATAGAAGCCATTAACAG GCTCTTTCAGGCTGACAGCGTGGAGCAGATCGTTGAGAACCTGAAGAATGATGGCTCTCCGTTTGCACAGAAGCAGGCAGAG ACTCTGGCCAAGATGTCTCCCACCTCGCTGAAGTTAACTTTCAGACAGCTGCAAGCTGGAGCCACCATGAGTTTGCAGGAGGTCCTGGTGATGGAGTATAGACTCAGTCAGGCCTGTATGGTGTGT AGGGGCCATGACTTCTATGAAGGAGTGAGAGCTG TGCTTGTAGATAAAGACCAGAGCCCCAAGTGGAAGCCGTCCACACTGGCAGGAGTCTCGGAGCAGTCTGTGGAAGAGAGTTTTGCCTCGCTGGAGGAAAGAGATCTCCGACTCTAA
- the hibch gene encoding 3-hydroxyisobutyryl-CoA hydrolase, mitochondrial isoform X2, with protein MVLRVVSAILRSPYRLQRIQGHMMSSHVGSEVLLETVGNAGVITLNRPKALNALNISMIRCMFPQLKKWEKDSETDIVIIKGAGGKAFCAGGDIRAVTEAGKSGDSLAKDFFREEYILNNAIGTFQKPYVALIDGITMGGGVGLSVHGHFRVATEKTLFAMPETAIGLFPDVGGGYFLPRLQGKLGLFLALTGFRLKGRDVQRAGVATHFVESQKLGALQKELVDLRSPSMSDVTKLLDSYQEQSTLDIEKPFVLQQHIEAINRLFQADSVEQIVENLKNDGSPFAQKQAETLAKMSPTSLKLTFRQLQAGATMSLQEVLVMEYRLSQACMRGHDFYEGVRAVLVDKDQSPKWKPSTLAGVSEQSVEESFASLEERDLRL; from the exons ATGGTACTCCGAGTTGTGTCAGCTAT ACTGAGGTCACCCTACAGGTTGCAAAGAATACAAGGACATATG ATGTCCAGTCATGTAGGTTCTGAAGTTCTCCTGGAGACAGTTGGGAACGCCGGGGTGATCACACTGAACCGGCCCAAAGCTCTGAACGCCTTAAACATCTCCATGATCAGGTGCATGTTCCCTCAGCTGAAG AAATGGGAAAAAGATTCGGAGACCGATATTGTGATCATCAAAGGTGCTGGAGGGAAGGCATTTTGTGCTGGCGGGGACATCAGAG CCGTCACAGAGGCGGGAAAATCTGGAGATTCTCTTGCTAAAGATTTCTTTCGCGAAGAGTACATCCTGAACAATGCTATCG gAACATTTCAGAAACCATATGTGGCTCTTATAGATGGAATCACAATGGGAGGT GGTGTTGGCCTCTCAGTTCACGGGCATTTTCGTGTTGCCACAGAGAAGACGCTCTTCGCCATGCCAGAGACAGCCATCG GCTTGTTTCCAGATGTTGGCGGTGGGTACTTTCTCCCCAGGCTGCAAGGCAAGCTGGGTCTTTTCTTGGCCCTGACCGGTTTTCGCCTCAAAGGACGGGACGTGCAGAGGGCTGGGGTGGCGACCCATTTCGTGGAGTCACAGAAG CTAGGAGCCCTTCAGAAGGAGCTGGTGGACCTGAGATCTCCCTCCATGAGTGACGTGACTAAGCTGCTGGACTCTTATCAGGAGCAG agcaCTTTGGATATAGAGAAGCCATTTGTCCTGCAGCAACATATAGAAGCCATTAACAG GCTCTTTCAGGCTGACAGCGTGGAGCAGATCGTTGAGAACCTGAAGAATGATGGCTCTCCGTTTGCACAGAAGCAGGCAGAG ACTCTGGCCAAGATGTCTCCCACCTCGCTGAAGTTAACTTTCAGACAGCTGCAAGCTGGAGCCACCATGAGTTTGCAGGAGGTCCTGGTGATGGAGTATAGACTCAGTCAGGCCTGTATG AGGGGCCATGACTTCTATGAAGGAGTGAGAGCTG TGCTTGTAGATAAAGACCAGAGCCCCAAGTGGAAGCCGTCCACACTGGCAGGAGTCTCGGAGCAGTCTGTGGAAGAGAGTTTTGCCTCGCTGGAGGAAAGAGATCTCCGACTCTAA